Genomic DNA from Methanosarcina sp. MTP4:
GACCCCGAAAATCCTATTGTGTTAGCGGATCTTGCATCTCTTCTGAGAATTGAAACCCCAGAAAGAGCTGAAACTTACGCAAAAAAAGCACTTGAATTAGACCAGAACAACGTTTTGGCAATGTGTACTTTGGGTTTACTAGAATCTGAAAGAGGGAATACGAAAGAAGGTCTTAGGAAATTAAGAGAGGCTTCTGTACTTAATCCTAATGATGCTTATCCAATTTACTGCATGAGTCATGTTCATTCTTTTGAAGGTGATTATGACAATGCAATCAAATTAGGTTTGGAAGCTATAGGCATCGAACCTGAAGATTCTTCATATCATAACGCTTTAGGCATACTTTATTTGAAAGCTTCTTCTCCTTATGGGGAGGTTTTTGTCAGTTATGAATCAGAAGAATATGTAAATCAGGATTATATCGAAGAAGCAATAAAAGTTTTGGAAAAAGCAAGAGATTTAAATGATTCACAGGGTAATTACCACTTAAACTCTGAAATATACGTGAATCTAGGATGTGCATATCTGGCTAAAAACGAAATAGATATGTCAATTGATTTTTTAAATAAGGCTTTAGATTCGGGATTAGATTGTGCTGATGTTTATATTAAGCTTGGTGAAGCTTACGCAAAAAATCAAAATTGTGGTAAAGTAATAGAATACTATCAACCTCTTATTGAAAACGATGATATTACTGGTGATGAACTCTTTGTCGTGAAAGCTAATCTTGCAGGTGCATATGCCGCTGCAAACAAGCTAGATGAAGCTGAAGCATTATTCGATGAGTTAATTAAGCAAAAGCCAACAAACCCACATTTGCACATAGACTTAGCAAAAGTTGCTGAAATTAGGGGGGATTTTGAAAAAGCTATTGATGTTTTGAATAGAATTAGTGATGTCCCTCAAAATCTTTGGGAATACAATTACATTAAAGGTAGGTTGAATCATAAAATTAATGATTACGAGCAAGCAGCTATTCACTTTAAAGAATCAATAAAGAGTAGTGGTGGGGCACGTGAACCAACAATAGGTTTGATAAATTTGTACATTGACTGTGGAATGCATGAACATGCTATAAAATATGCTGAAAAATTGGTTGAAACCGATATTAGGGGTATTGATCTGTATAATCTTGCCACACTTTATTATTCAGCAAAGGATTACAAAATGTCTGCTGATTTTTCGAGAAAAGCTTTAGATGCAGGTTATAATGATTTAGAAACTTACAGACTGCTATGTATTTCTCTTTTAGAAGCACATGATACCTTGTCAGCTAAGCTCGAATTAGAATCTGCTTCAAGCAAGTTTCCTGATGATTTAGAATTGAAACTAATTTATACAGATGCTTTGATACGATTGAATGAAGATGAAAAAGCTGTTGCAATTCTAAATGATATTATTCAATGTAAGCCTGCATTCACTCCAGCGCATTTATCTTTAGCAAATATTTATTTAAGAAATGGTTCGTATGAAAAAGCTTTGGAACTTGCTAAAAAAGCATCTATTCTTGAACCAAAAAATGAACATGTATACTTTGTTTGGGGAAATTGTTTACTTAAATTAGGCAAAGTAGATGAAGCAACAGAAAAAATGATAAAAGTATCAGAGTTAAATCCAGATTTTGAGTATACAAGATTCGTAAAAGCCGAAGAATTCATCACTTGCATGGAACATCAGGCTGTTATTTCGCAGCGCATAATAGAGAACTACGAAAATGGAAGTATGACAATATCAAAAGTAGCTGAGATTCTAAATAAAGAAACAATTGATTTGTTGAACCACATAAATAATTACAAAGTATCGGAATATTTAGGTTTATCCGATGAAAAAATAGATCAGTTAAATATACCATCCGTGGTGAAGAAAAATGTACTTTTGGATGACACAATATTAGGTATACTGATCACAATTGATAAACAAGATTTATTAAAACTGGCATTTAATCACGTATATATTACAAAGGAACTTGAAAAGGAACTCATTAATAATACTTATGGAGAAGGCCATCCTTGGTGGCAAGCCAAAAAAACCCTCAAGATTTTCCAAGATGGATGGATCGAGGGTTTAAGGTCCAGCGAAATATCTATTCTTGCTACGAAGAAGATATTTTCAGAAAAAAAACTAAGTAAAAAAGATATC
This window encodes:
- a CDS encoding tetratricopeptide repeat protein; protein product: MGEEVHKEDIHKNVDIKGGNGITAGRDVIVNAHSSDVIVGNITQYVHTEAVEDRINELIEFAKFCTKKKEYKKALEFYDKAKSKLEYSPSDRLFVKVIVGEAVCHHKKGNFGKAKKLILEAELVDPENPIVLADLASLLRIETPERAETYAKKALELDQNNVLAMCTLGLLESERGNTKEGLRKLREASVLNPNDAYPIYCMSHVHSFEGDYDNAIKLGLEAIGIEPEDSSYHNALGILYLKASSPYGEVFVSYESEEYVNQDYIEEAIKVLEKARDLNDSQGNYHLNSEIYVNLGCAYLAKNEIDMSIDFLNKALDSGLDCADVYIKLGEAYAKNQNCGKVIEYYQPLIENDDITGDELFVVKANLAGAYAAANKLDEAEALFDELIKQKPTNPHLHIDLAKVAEIRGDFEKAIDVLNRISDVPQNLWEYNYIKGRLNHKINDYEQAAIHFKESIKSSGGAREPTIGLINLYIDCGMHEHAIKYAEKLVETDIRGIDLYNLATLYYSAKDYKMSADFSRKALDAGYNDLETYRLLCISLLEAHDTLSAKLELESASSKFPDDLELKLIYTDALIRLNEDEKAVAILNDIIQCKPAFTPAHLSLANIYLRNGSYEKALELAKKASILEPKNEHVYFVWGNCLLKLGKVDEATEKMIKVSELNPDFEYTRFVKAEEFITCMEHQAVISQRIIENYENGSMTISKVAEILNKETIDLLNHINNYKVSEYLGLSDEKIDQLNIPSVVKKNVLLDDTILGILITIDKQDLLKLAFNHVYITKELEKELINNTYGEGHPWWQAKKTLKIFQDGWIEGLRSSEISILATKKIFSEKKLSKKDISFVSLSLDNDCLCMTEDLLLRTYLERMEKPTCGIVGLLNYLVHNNLIKNEEVESIHKSVKSLCEIDFKRMER